A section of the Apodemus sylvaticus chromosome 10, mApoSyl1.1, whole genome shotgun sequence genome encodes:
- the Mpo gene encoding myeloperoxidase codes for MKLFLALAGLLASLALLQTSNGASPALLGEVENSVVLSCMEEAKQLVDRAYKERRERIKQSLRSGSVSPMELLSYFKQPVAGTRTAVRAADYLHVALDLLKRKLQPLWPRPFNVTDVLTPAQLNLLSVSSGCAYQDVGVTCPQNDKYRTITGHCNNRRSPTLGASNRAFARWLPAEYEDGVSMPFGWTPGINRSGFRVPLARQVSNEIVRFPNDQLTRDQDRALIFMQWGQFLDHDITLTPEPATRFSFFTGLNCETSCLQQPPCFPLKIPPNDPRIKNQKDCIPFFRSCPACTNSNITIRNQINALTSFVDASAVYGSEDPLARRLRNLTNQLGLLTVNPRFQDNGRALLPFDNLHDDPCLLTNRSARIPCFLAGDMRSSEMPGLTSMHTLFVREHNRLATQLKSLNPRWNGEKLYQESRKIVGAMVQIITYRDYLPLVLGPAAMKKYLPQYRCYNDSVDPRIANVFTNAFRYGHTLIQPFLFRLDNQYRPTGPNPRVPLSKVFFASWRVVLEGGIDPILRGLMATPAKLNRQNQIVVDEIRERLFEQVMRIGLDLPALNMQRSRDHGLPGYNAWRRFCGLPQPSTVGELGTVLKNLELARKLMAQYGTPNNIDIWMGGVSEPLEPNGRVGQLLACLIGTQFRKLRDGDRFWWENPGVFSKQQRQALASISLPRIICDNTGITMVSKNNIFMSNSYPRDFVSCNTLPKLNLASWKET; via the exons ATGAAACTATTCCTGGCCTTGGCAGGCCTCCTGGCCTCCCTGGCCCTGCTTCAGACTTCCAATGGTGCCAGTCCAG CTCTTCTGGGGGAAGTGGAGAACTCAGTGGTGCTGAGCTGTATGGAGGAAGCCAAGCAGCTAGTGGACAGAGCCTACAAGGAGCGGAGAGAAAG GATCAAGCAGAGCCTCCGAAGTGGCTCCGTCAGCCCCATGGAACTCCTGTCCTACTTCAAGCAGCCGGTGGCGGGCACCAGAACAGCTGTGAGGGCGGCTGACTATCTGCATGTGGCCCTAGACCTGCTGAAGAGGAAGCTGCAGCCCCTGTGGCCACGGCCTTTCAATGTCACAG ATGTCTTGACACCCGCTCAGCTGAATCTGTTGTCCGTGTCAAGTGGCTGCGCCTATCAGGACGTGGGGGTGACATGCCCACAGAACGACAAGTATCGCACCATCACTGGACACTGCAACAACAG ACGCAGCCCCACACTGGGGGCCTCCAACCGGGCCTTTGCGCGCTGGCTGCCAGCAGAGTATGAAGATGGCGTCTCCATGCCCTTCGGCTGGACGCCCGGGATCAATCGCAGTGGCTTCAGGGTGCCCCTG GCTCGCCAGGTCTCTAATGAGATCGTGCGCTTCCCCAACGATCAGCTGACCAGGGACCAGGACCGCGCACTCATCTTCATGCAATGGGGACAGTTTCTGGACCATGACATCACCTTGACTCCGGAGCCAGCTACCCGCTTCTCCTTCTTCACTGGCCTCAACTGTGAGACCAGCTGCCTGCAGCAGCCACCCTGCTTCCCCCTCAAG ATCCCACCCAATGACCCTCGAATCAAGAACCAAAAGGACTGCATCCCGTTCTTCCGCTCCTGCCCGGCATGCACCAACAGCAACATCACCATTCGCAATCAGATCAACGCCCTCACTTCCTTTGTGGATGCCAGCGCGGTGTATGGCAGCGAGGACCCCCTGGCCAGGAGGCTGCGCAACCTCACCAACCAGCTGGGGCTGCTGACCGTCAATCCTCGCTTCCAAGACAACGGCAGGGCCCTGCTGCCCTTTGACAACCTGCATGATGACCCCTGCCTCCTCACCAACCGCTCCGCCCGCATTCCTTGTTTTCTGGCAG GGGACATGCGCTCCAGCGAGATGCCGGGGCTCACCTCCATGCACACCCTCTTCGTTCGAGAACATAACCGGCTGGCCACACAGCTCAAGAGCCTGAATCCTCGATGGAATGGGGAGAAGCTCTACCAGGAGTCACGGAAGATTGTGGGGGCCATGGTCCAG ATCATCACATACCGGGACTACCTGCCCTTGGTGTTGGGGCCCGCCGCCATGAAGAAGTACCTACCCCAGTACCGATGCTACAACGACTCAGTAGACCCTCGCATCGCCAATGTCTTCACCAACGCTTTCCGTTACGGCCACACCCTCATCCAGCCCTTCTTGTTCCGCCTGGACAATCAGTACCGGCCCACAGGGCCCAACCCCCGTGTCCCACTCAGCAAGGTCTTTTTTGCCAGCTGGAGAGTCGTGCTGGAAG GTGGCATCGACCCCATTCTCCGAGGCCTCATGGCTACGCCTGCCAAACTGAATCGCCAGAACCAAATTGTGGTGGATGAGATCCGGGAGCGACTCtttgagcaagtcatgaggataGGGCTGGACTTGCCTGCTCTTAACATGCAGCGCAGCCGGGATCATGGCCTCCCTG GATACAATGCCTGGAGACGCTTCTGTGGGcttccacagcccagcacagTGGGTGAGCTCGGCACGGTGCTGAAGAACCTGGAGCTGGCACGGAAGCTGATGGCACAGTATGGCACGCCCAACAACATTGACATCTGGATGGGCGGTGTGTCCGAGCCCCTGGAGCCCAATGGCCGCGTAGGCCAGCTCCTTGCCTGCCTCATTGGCACTCAGTTTAGGAAGCTACGTGATGGTGATCG GTTTTGGTGGGAGAACCCAGGCGTGTTCAGTAAACAGCAGAGACAGGCCTTGGCCAGCATCTCCTTGCCCCGTATCATCTGTGACAACACTGGCATCACCATGGTGTCCAAGAACAACATCTTCATGTCCAACTCGTACCCCCGAGACTTTGTCAGCTGTAACACCCTTCCTAAACTGAACCTGGCTTCCTGGAAGGAGACCTAG